One stretch of Pseudomonas azotoformans DNA includes these proteins:
- the algB gene encoding sigma-54-dependent response regulator transcription factor AlgB: protein MESAKELQGRILLVDDESAILRTFRYCLEDEGYTVATANSAAQADALMQRQVFDLCFLDLRLGEDNGLDVLAQMRIQAPWMRVVIVTAHSAVDTAVDAIQAGAADYLVKPCSPDQLRLATAKQLEVRQLSARLEALEGEVRQPKDGLDSHSPSMMVVLETARQVAGTDANILILGESGTGKGELARAIHGWSKRSKKSCVTINCPSLTAELMESELFGHSRGAFTGASESTLGRVNQADGGTLFLDEIGDFPLTLQPKLLRFIQDKEYERVGDPVTRRADVRILAATNLNLEDMVRDGRFREDLLYRLNVITLHLPPLRERSEDILTLADRFLARFVKEYARPARGFSDEAREALLNYRWPGNIRELRNVVERASIICPQEKVEISHLGMAEQPSNNAPRIGAALSLDQLEKAHIGAVLATSDTLDQAARTLGIDASTLYRKRKQYNL, encoded by the coding sequence ATGGAATCAGCCAAGGAACTTCAAGGCCGCATTCTTTTAGTGGACGATGAGTCCGCGATCCTCCGCACCTTCCGTTATTGCCTGGAAGATGAAGGCTACACCGTCGCCACGGCGAACAGCGCGGCCCAGGCCGACGCCTTGATGCAGCGCCAGGTGTTCGACCTGTGCTTCCTGGACTTGCGCCTGGGCGAAGACAATGGCCTGGATGTGCTGGCTCAGATGCGAATCCAGGCGCCGTGGATGCGTGTGGTGATCGTCACCGCCCATTCGGCAGTCGATACCGCAGTCGATGCGATCCAGGCCGGCGCCGCCGACTATCTGGTTAAGCCCTGCAGCCCCGATCAACTGCGCCTGGCCACCGCCAAACAATTGGAAGTGCGCCAACTGTCTGCGCGCCTCGAAGCCCTTGAGGGCGAAGTGCGCCAGCCGAAAGACGGCCTCGACTCCCACAGCCCGTCGATGATGGTGGTGCTGGAAACGGCGCGCCAAGTGGCTGGAACAGATGCGAACATCCTGATCCTTGGCGAGTCCGGCACCGGTAAAGGTGAACTGGCCCGCGCCATTCACGGCTGGAGCAAGCGTTCGAAGAAATCCTGCGTGACCATCAACTGCCCCTCGCTGACAGCAGAATTGATGGAAAGCGAGCTGTTCGGCCATAGCCGAGGGGCGTTTACCGGCGCCAGTGAAAGTACATTAGGCCGCGTCAACCAAGCGGATGGCGGCACGCTGTTTCTCGACGAGATCGGCGATTTTCCCCTCACCTTGCAACCCAAGTTATTGCGATTCATCCAGGATAAGGAGTACGAGCGCGTGGGCGATCCCGTCACCCGCCGCGCTGATGTGCGCATCCTCGCCGCCACTAACCTGAACCTGGAAGACATGGTCCGCGACGGCCGCTTCCGTGAAGACTTGCTTTACCGCCTCAATGTAATCACCTTGCATCTACCGCCGTTGCGCGAGCGCAGTGAAGACATCCTGACCCTGGCCGACCGGTTCCTGGCGCGCTTCGTCAAGGAATATGCCCGACCAGCACGCGGTTTCAGCGACGAAGCGCGCGAAGCGCTGCTCAACTACCGCTGGCCGGGTAACATTCGCGAACTGCGCAACGTGGTGGAGCGCGCCAGCATCATTTGCCCTCAGGAGAAGGTGGAAATCAGCCACCTGGGGATGGCCGAACAACCTAGCAACAATGCCCCACGCATTGGCGCGGCACTCAGCCTGGACCAGTTGGAGAAAGCCCATATCGGCGCCGTGCTCGCTACCAGCGACACCCTGGATCAGGCAGCCCGCACCCTGGGCATCGACGCGTCGACCCTGTACCGCAAACGCAAACAGTACAACCTGTGA
- a CDS encoding DUF1328 domain-containing protein, which produces MLSWAITFLIIAIVAAVLGFGGIAGTATGIAKILFVVFLVMFIASFFFGRRGRG; this is translated from the coding sequence ATGTTGAGTTGGGCAATCACATTTCTGATCATCGCCATTGTGGCTGCAGTCCTGGGCTTCGGTGGTATCGCGGGCACCGCCACGGGTATCGCAAAAATTCTGTTTGTGGTTTTCCTGGTGATGTTCATCGCTTCCTTCTTCTTTGGTCGTCGCGGCCGAGGCTGA
- a CDS encoding inhibitor of vertebrate lysozyme family protein, whose translation MTTLSFKAITAALLLGGSGLALAANDGQSRANELLSADPQYRETWQGVVKKEERLPEWVMNLSGTAEQMNAVEEDGDKYLVGPLCETADTCLNKRLIVAFSLDKEDAYAMLVEVPAGLPKDKSPTRHADYRFIGKPDEGMQKLLMEQLKKDPNWY comes from the coding sequence ATGACCACTTTGTCCTTCAAAGCCATTACTGCCGCCCTGCTTCTGGGCGGCAGCGGCTTGGCGTTGGCCGCCAACGACGGCCAGTCCCGAGCCAACGAATTGCTCAGCGCGGATCCGCAATACCGTGAAACCTGGCAAGGCGTGGTGAAGAAAGAAGAGCGCCTGCCGGAATGGGTGATGAACCTGTCCGGCACGGCCGAGCAGATGAATGCCGTGGAAGAAGATGGCGACAAGTATTTGGTCGGGCCGCTCTGCGAAACTGCGGACACCTGCCTGAACAAACGCCTGATCGTTGCCTTCAGCCTCGATAAGGAAGATGCCTACGCCATGTTGGTGGAAGTCCCGGCCGGTCTGCCGAAGGACAAGTCGCCGACGCGGCACGCCGATTACCGTTTTATCGGTAAGCCGGATGAAGGCATGCAAAAGCTGTTGATGGAGCAGTTGAAGAAAGATCCGAATTGGTACTAG
- the gltP gene encoding glutamate/aspartate:proton symporter GltP: MKKAKLSLAWQILIGLVLGIAIGAVLNHFSAEKAWWISNVLQPAGDIFIRLIKMIVIPIVISSLIVGIAGVGDAKKLGRIGVKTILYFEIVTTIAIVVGLLLANLFHPGAGIDMSTLGTVDISKYTATAAEVQHEHAFIQTILNLIPSNIFAAVARGEMLPIIFFSVLFGLGLSSLKPELREPLVTMFQGVSESMFKVTHMIMKYAPIGVFALIAVTVANFGFASLLPLAKLVILVYVAILFFAFVILGLIARLFGFSVIKLMRIFKDELVLAYSTASSETVLPRVIEKMEAYGAPKAICSFVVPTGYSFNLDGSTLYQSIAAIFIAQLYGIDLSIGQQLMLVLTLMVTSKGIAGVPGVSFVVLLATLGSVGIPLEGLAFIAGVDRIMDMARTALNVIGNALAVLVISRWEGMYDDAKGERYWNSLPHWRTKTAAPVAQATRS; this comes from the coding sequence ATGAAGAAGGCAAAGCTAAGCCTCGCCTGGCAGATCCTCATCGGTTTGGTGCTGGGGATCGCAATCGGTGCAGTGCTTAACCATTTCAGTGCTGAAAAGGCCTGGTGGATCAGCAATGTGTTGCAGCCAGCGGGCGATATCTTTATCCGCCTGATCAAGATGATCGTGATCCCGATTGTGATTTCCTCGCTGATCGTTGGCATCGCCGGTGTCGGTGACGCGAAGAAGCTCGGGCGCATCGGCGTCAAGACCATCCTTTACTTCGAGATCGTCACCACCATCGCCATCGTGGTCGGCCTGCTGCTGGCCAACCTGTTCCACCCGGGCGCGGGTATCGACATGAGTACCCTGGGTACCGTCGACATCTCCAAATACACCGCTACCGCCGCCGAAGTGCAGCATGAGCATGCGTTCATCCAGACCATCCTCAACCTGATCCCATCGAATATCTTTGCCGCCGTTGCCCGTGGCGAGATGCTGCCGATCATCTTCTTCTCGGTGCTGTTCGGCCTTGGCTTGTCGAGCCTCAAGCCTGAGCTGCGCGAGCCGCTGGTAACCATGTTCCAGGGCGTGTCCGAGAGCATGTTCAAAGTCACCCACATGATCATGAAGTACGCCCCCATCGGCGTATTCGCACTGATCGCGGTGACCGTCGCCAACTTCGGCTTCGCCTCGCTGCTGCCACTGGCCAAGCTGGTGATTCTGGTTTACGTCGCCATCCTGTTCTTCGCTTTTGTGATCCTCGGCCTGATTGCCCGCCTGTTCGGCTTCTCGGTGATCAAGCTGATGCGCATCTTCAAGGATGAGCTGGTACTGGCCTACTCCACTGCCAGTTCCGAAACCGTGTTGCCGCGTGTGATCGAGAAGATGGAAGCCTACGGCGCGCCGAAAGCCATCTGCAGTTTCGTGGTGCCGACCGGTTACTCGTTCAACCTCGACGGTTCGACCCTGTACCAGAGCATCGCGGCGATCTTTATCGCCCAGCTGTATGGCATCGACCTGTCGATCGGCCAGCAACTGATGCTGGTGCTGACCCTGATGGTCACCTCCAAAGGTATCGCCGGCGTACCGGGCGTATCCTTCGTGGTGCTGCTGGCCACCCTGGGCAGCGTGGGTATTCCGCTGGAAGGCCTGGCGTTCATCGCCGGTGTCGACCGCATCATGGACATGGCGCGTACTGCCCTGAACGTGATCGGCAACGCCCTGGCTGTGCTGGTGATCTCCCGTTGGGAAGGCATGTACGACGACGCCAAGGGCGAGCGCTACTGGAACTCGCTGCCGCACTGGCGCACCAAGACCGCCGCACCGGTCGCCCAGGCGACCCGTAGCTGA
- a CDS encoding nucleoside recognition domain-containing protein has translation MLNGLWLGFFVVAMVSALAQWLVGGNAGIFAAMVESIFAMAKLSVEVMVLLFGTLTLWLGFLRIAEKAGIVDWLAKALGPLFRRLMPEVPAGHPAIGLITLNFAANGLGLDNAATPIGLKAMKALQELNPIPNTASNAQILFLVLNASSLTLLPVTIFMYRAQQGAADPTLVFLPILLATSASTLVGLLSVAIMQRLRLWDPVVLAYLIPGALVLGGFMALLATLSATALAGLSSILGNLTLFGLIMLFLVIGALRKVKVYEAFVEGAKEGFDVAKNLLPYLVAMLCAVGVLRASGALDFGLEGIRHVVAWTGMDTRFVDALPTAMVKPFSGSAARAMLIETMQTQGVDSFPALVAATIQGSTETTFYVLAVYFGSVGIQRARHAVGCALLAEFAGVVAAIAVCYWFFG, from the coding sequence ATGCTCAATGGCCTGTGGCTTGGCTTCTTTGTCGTGGCAATGGTGTCGGCACTGGCGCAATGGCTGGTCGGCGGTAACGCCGGGATTTTTGCAGCGATGGTCGAAAGCATTTTCGCCATGGCCAAATTGTCGGTGGAAGTCATGGTGCTGCTGTTCGGCACCCTGACGTTGTGGCTGGGCTTTCTGCGTATCGCTGAAAAAGCCGGGATCGTCGATTGGCTGGCCAAGGCCCTCGGCCCGCTGTTCCGCCGCCTGATGCCGGAAGTGCCTGCCGGCCACCCGGCCATCGGCCTGATCACCCTCAACTTCGCCGCCAACGGCCTGGGCCTGGACAACGCCGCCACCCCCATCGGCCTCAAGGCCATGAAGGCCTTGCAGGAACTCAACCCCATCCCCAACACCGCCAGTAACGCGCAGATCCTGTTCCTGGTGCTCAATGCGTCTTCACTGACGCTGTTGCCGGTGACCATCTTCATGTACCGCGCCCAGCAAGGTGCGGCGGACCCGACGCTGGTGTTCCTGCCGATTCTGCTGGCCACCAGCGCATCCACGCTGGTGGGCCTGCTTTCTGTGGCAATCATGCAGCGCCTGCGGCTGTGGGACCCGGTGGTGCTGGCGTACCTGATTCCTGGCGCGCTGGTGCTGGGCGGCTTCATGGCGCTGCTGGCGACGCTCTCCGCCACGGCGTTGGCCGGGTTGTCCTCGATTCTGGGCAACCTCACGTTGTTTGGCCTGATCATGCTGTTCCTGGTGATCGGTGCGCTGCGCAAGGTCAAGGTCTACGAGGCGTTTGTCGAAGGCGCCAAGGAAGGCTTCGATGTGGCCAAGAACCTGCTGCCGTATCTGGTGGCGATGCTGTGTGCCGTCGGTGTATTGCGAGCGTCGGGCGCGTTGGACTTCGGCCTCGAAGGCATTCGCCATGTGGTCGCCTGGACCGGCATGGACACGCGCTTCGTCGATGCCTTGCCGACCGCGATGGTCAAGCCGTTCTCCGGTAGCGCTGCGCGGGCGATGTTGATCGAGACCATGCAGACCCAGGGTGTGGACAGCTTCCCGGCGTTGGTGGCGGCGACGATTCAGGGCAGTACCGAGACCACCTTCTATGTGTTGGCGGTGTACTTCGGTTCGGTGGGTATTCAGCGGGCCAGGCATGCCGTGGGCTGTGCGTTGTTGGCGGAGTTTGCCGGTGTGGTGGCAGCGATTGCGGTGTGCTACTGGTTCTTCGGTTAA
- a CDS encoding ABC-type transport auxiliary lipoprotein family protein produces MKRAYKMIAPLALALVSACSILPKADPSDVYRLSSAQTASQGAPVSWSLRVNKPQTSEFLDSPRIAVVPNGDLISSYANSRWSDPAPVLLRNRFMDGFQRDSRVTLLSTDDTNLQSDYELGGQLQAFQSEYHGSAVEVVIRLDARLVRGRDQRIIASRRFEVRQPVSDTKVPAVVAGFGQAGDQLNKQVVDWVVQQGNSAAKH; encoded by the coding sequence ATGAAGCGTGCTTACAAGATGATCGCCCCGTTGGCCCTGGCGCTGGTGAGCGCGTGTTCGATCCTGCCCAAGGCCGATCCTTCAGATGTGTATCGCCTGTCCTCGGCACAAACCGCCAGCCAGGGCGCGCCGGTCAGTTGGTCACTGCGCGTGAACAAGCCGCAGACCAGCGAGTTTCTCGACAGCCCACGCATTGCCGTGGTGCCCAATGGCGACTTGATCAGCAGCTATGCCAACTCGCGCTGGAGCGACCCGGCGCCGGTGCTGCTGCGCAACCGCTTCATGGACGGCTTCCAGCGCGATAGCCGGGTGACGCTGCTGAGCACCGATGACACCAACCTGCAGTCCGACTATGAACTGGGCGGGCAATTGCAGGCGTTCCAGAGTGAATATCACGGCAGTGCGGTTGAGGTGGTGATTCGCCTGGACGCGCGCCTGGTGCGCGGGCGTGATCAGCGGATTATTGCCAGCCGACGGTTTGAGGTGAGGCAACCGGTCAGCGACACCAAGGTGCCGGCGGTGGTCGCCGGGTTTGGGCAGGCGGGGGATCAGTTGAATAAGCAGGTGGTGGATTGGGTGGTTCAGCAAGGCAATAGTGCAGCTAAACACTGA
- a CDS encoding MlaD family protein, which yields METRAHHVMIGLFSVIVVVGAMLFGLWLAKSSVDSAFQDYEVIFNEAVSGLSQGSSVQYSGIKVGDVISLSLDPKDPRRVLARIRLAGQTPVKEDTQAKLALTGITGTSIIQLSGGTPQSPELKGKDGNLPQIIASPSPIARLLNNSNDLMTSVNLLLHNANHMFSRENVERLSNTLENLQQTTGAIADQRGDIKVVMQQLMQVSKQATAALEQTTVLMHNANGLLNEQGKQAFSSAEQAMKSLEQSTATINTLLTNNKDSVNSGMQGLNELAPAVRELRETLGSLRAISRRLEANPSGYLLGSDKNKEFTP from the coding sequence ATGGAAACCCGAGCCCATCATGTGATGATCGGTCTGTTCAGCGTGATCGTGGTGGTCGGCGCGATGCTGTTCGGCCTGTGGCTGGCCAAGTCCAGCGTCGACAGCGCCTTCCAGGACTACGAAGTGATCTTCAACGAGGCGGTCAGCGGCCTGTCCCAAGGCAGTTCGGTGCAGTACAGCGGGATCAAGGTGGGCGATGTGATCAGCCTGAGCCTGGACCCCAAGGACCCGCGCCGCGTGCTGGCGCGCATCCGCCTGGCCGGGCAGACGCCGGTCAAGGAGGACACCCAGGCCAAGCTCGCCCTGACCGGCATCACCGGCACCTCGATCATTCAGCTCAGCGGCGGCACCCCGCAAAGCCCCGAGCTCAAGGGCAAGGACGGTAACTTGCCGCAGATCATCGCCTCGCCATCACCCATCGCACGCTTGCTCAACAACAGCAACGACCTGATGACCAGCGTCAACCTGCTGTTGCACAACGCCAATCACATGTTCTCCCGCGAGAACGTCGAGCGCCTGAGCAACACCCTGGAGAACCTGCAGCAAACCACTGGCGCCATTGCCGATCAGCGTGGCGATATCAAAGTGGTGATGCAGCAACTGATGCAGGTGAGCAAACAGGCGACCGCCGCCCTGGAACAGACCACCGTGCTCATGCACAACGCCAATGGCTTGCTCAACGAACAAGGCAAGCAGGCCTTCAGCAGCGCCGAGCAGGCCATGAAATCCCTTGAACAAAGCACCGCGACCATCAACACCTTGCTGACCAACAACAAGGACTCGGTGAACAGCGGCATGCAAGGCCTCAACGAACTGGCGCCGGCGGTGCGCGAGCTGCGCGAAACCCTCGGTTCGCTGCGCGCCATCTCCCGCCGCCTGGAAGCCAACCCCAGCGGTTACCTGCTGGGCAGCGACAAGAACAAGGAGTTCACGCCATGA
- a CDS encoding ABC transporter ATP-binding protein codes for MSRLHRAPSEAVIEVRGLCNRFGSQSVHENLDLDLYKGEILAVVGGSGSGKSVLLRSIVGLRRPSAGEVRVFGKNLPSLPEHERSLVERRFGVLFQKGALFSSLTVTENVALPLIEHAGLSRRDAEHLAAVKLALAGLPLSAADKYPASLSGGMIKRAALARALALDPDILFLDEPTAGLDPIGAAQFDQLILTLRDALGLSVFLVTHDLDTLYTITDRVAVLAQKKVLVADAIDVVSETDDAWIHEYFHGPRGRAALDAAQSLNEV; via the coding sequence GTGAGTCGTCTACACCGGGCGCCCAGTGAGGCGGTGATTGAAGTGCGCGGCCTGTGCAATCGCTTTGGCAGCCAGAGCGTGCATGAAAACCTCGACCTGGATTTGTACAAGGGCGAGATCCTTGCCGTGGTCGGCGGCTCCGGCAGCGGCAAGTCGGTGCTGTTGCGCAGCATTGTCGGCCTGCGTCGGCCCAGCGCAGGCGAAGTGCGCGTGTTCGGCAAGAACCTGCCGAGCCTGCCCGAGCATGAGCGCTCCCTGGTAGAACGGCGCTTTGGCGTACTGTTCCAGAAGGGCGCGCTGTTTTCCTCGCTGACCGTTACCGAAAACGTTGCGCTGCCCTTGATCGAACACGCCGGCCTCAGCCGTCGCGACGCCGAGCACTTGGCCGCGGTCAAGCTGGCCCTGGCCGGGCTGCCGCTGTCGGCGGCCGACAAATACCCGGCATCGCTATCCGGCGGCATGATCAAGCGCGCCGCCCTGGCACGTGCGTTGGCCCTGGACCCGGACATCCTGTTCCTCGACGAACCCACCGCCGGCCTCGACCCGATCGGCGCGGCGCAATTCGACCAACTGATCCTGACCCTGCGCGATGCGCTGGGCCTGAGCGTGTTCCTGGTCACCCACGACCTGGACACGCTGTACACCATTACCGACCGCGTGGCGGTGCTGGCACAAAAGAAAGTGCTGGTGGCCGATGCCATCGATGTTGTCTCGGAAACCGATGACGCATGGATCCACGAATATTTCCACGGCCCCCGTGGCCGCGCGGCATTGGATGCCGCTCAATCGCTCAACGAGGTATGA
- a CDS encoding ABC transporter permease: MTTSTTAGTAHLDTSTTPPQLRITGDWTLAHYANLKKLSDKLDGQYDAGARIDLNGLGALDTAGASLLVELLGPTRIEQSAEQTDCSLSAADRALLKTVYRSLNDFCVPEKAPEEAAGIQVLARIGRAVDTVWQDTKKLLGFVGLILETFARSILRPKRWRVTPMVAHLEQVGLDAAPIVALLTFLVGAVVAFLGATVLKSFGATIFTVDLVAFSFLREFGVLLTAILIAGRTASAFTAQIGSMKANEEIDAIRTLGLDPMELLVLPRVLALLVALPMLTFLAMLSGIIGGGVVCAVALDISPAMFLSLLQSDIGVQHFLVGMVKAPIFAFLIAAIGCLEGFKVSGSAESVGAHTTSSVVQSIFVVIVMDAVAALFFMEMGW; the protein is encoded by the coding sequence ATGACCACCAGCACGACGGCCGGCACAGCCCACCTCGATACGTCCACCACCCCGCCACAACTGCGGATTACGGGGGACTGGACGCTTGCCCACTATGCCAACCTGAAAAAGCTGTCGGACAAGCTCGACGGCCAATACGACGCCGGCGCGCGCATCGACCTCAACGGCCTCGGCGCCCTGGATACGGCCGGCGCCTCGTTGCTGGTGGAACTGCTGGGGCCGACCCGCATCGAGCAGTCCGCCGAACAGACCGATTGCAGCTTGTCTGCCGCCGACCGCGCGCTGCTCAAGACCGTCTACCGCTCCCTGAATGATTTTTGCGTGCCGGAAAAAGCCCCTGAAGAAGCGGCGGGTATCCAGGTCCTCGCACGTATCGGCCGAGCAGTGGACACGGTCTGGCAGGACACCAAGAAACTCTTGGGTTTCGTCGGCCTGATTCTCGAAACCTTCGCCCGTAGCATTTTGCGCCCCAAGCGCTGGCGCGTGACGCCAATGGTTGCGCACCTCGAACAGGTCGGACTGGATGCCGCGCCCATCGTGGCTTTGCTGACGTTCCTGGTGGGTGCGGTAGTAGCCTTCCTCGGCGCCACCGTGCTCAAGAGCTTCGGTGCGACGATCTTCACGGTGGACCTGGTGGCGTTCTCTTTCCTACGGGAATTCGGCGTCTTGCTCACCGCGATCCTGATCGCCGGCCGCACCGCCAGTGCCTTTACCGCACAGATCGGCTCAATGAAGGCCAACGAAGAAATCGACGCGATCCGCACCCTGGGCCTGGACCCGATGGAGCTGCTGGTACTGCCCCGCGTGCTGGCGCTGCTGGTGGCGCTGCCGATGCTGACGTTCCTGGCGATGCTCTCGGGCATCATCGGCGGCGGCGTGGTGTGCGCGGTGGCGCTGGATATTTCGCCGGCGATGTTCCTCTCGCTGCTGCAATCGGACATCGGCGTGCAGCACTTCCTCGTGGGCATGGTCAAAGCGCCGATCTTTGCGTTCCTGATCGCTGCGATTGGTTGCCTGGAAGGCTTCAAGGTCAGCGGCAGCGCTGAATCAGTCGGCGCCCACACCACCTCCAGCGTGGTGCAATCGATCTTTGTGGTGATCGTGATGGATGCTGTCGCCGCGCTGTTTTTCATGGAGATGGGCTGGTGA
- a CDS encoding DUF5924 family protein, which yields MPNLTHLIQRVLELMKRYPGVIALGGFISGVCSFILVDRQQGMASWIAVIMLVSWLWLMLENSFTQLFTKVFKREIPEPLLRYATQMIHQESLFFVLPFFFVTTAWNSGQSVFTGLLGAAALVSIIDPLYYKWLAPKRSLFLALHTLTLFAALLTALPIILHLTTAESYKLALGVAMALSIPSLAVSLPLRSLKGWAMLLGVTAAIGCAGWFLRSWVPPATLWMTEVAISTQLQDRTPGDDLKEVTAAQLRSGGLYAYTAINAPRGLDERIYHVWKFNGQEVDRIALDIHGGRKEGYRAWTHKQNFPADAVGRWQVRVLTEDGQVIGVLRFKVTDSAQTDNPK from the coding sequence ATGCCAAACCTGACCCACTTAATCCAGCGCGTCCTCGAACTGATGAAGCGCTACCCAGGGGTGATTGCACTCGGCGGTTTTATCTCGGGTGTGTGCAGCTTCATCCTGGTGGATCGCCAGCAGGGCATGGCCAGCTGGATTGCGGTGATCATGTTGGTGAGCTGGCTGTGGCTGATGCTGGAGAACAGCTTCACCCAACTGTTCACCAAAGTCTTCAAGCGCGAAATCCCCGAACCGCTGTTGCGCTACGCAACCCAGATGATCCACCAGGAAAGTCTGTTTTTCGTGCTGCCGTTCTTTTTCGTCACCACCGCGTGGAACAGCGGCCAATCGGTATTCACTGGCTTGCTCGGCGCGGCGGCGCTGGTGTCGATCATCGACCCGCTGTACTACAAGTGGCTGGCGCCCAAGCGCTCACTGTTCCTGGCGCTGCATACCCTGACCCTGTTCGCCGCACTGCTCACCGCGCTGCCGATCATCCTGCACCTGACCACCGCCGAAAGTTACAAGCTGGCCCTCGGCGTGGCCATGGCGTTGTCGATCCCGAGCCTGGCGGTAAGCCTGCCGTTGCGCAGCCTCAAGGGCTGGGCGATGCTGCTCGGGGTCACCGCCGCTATCGGCTGCGCCGGGTGGTTCCTGCGCAGTTGGGTGCCACCAGCCACCCTGTGGATGACCGAAGTGGCCATCAGCACCCAACTGCAGGACCGCACGCCAGGCGACGACCTCAAGGAAGTTACTGCCGCGCAGCTGCGCAGCGGTGGGTTGTACGCCTACACCGCGATCAACGCGCCGCGTGGGCTGGATGAGCGCATCTACCACGTGTGGAAATTCAACGGCCAAGAGGTCGACCGCATCGCCCTGGATATCCACGGCGGGCGCAAAGAGGGCTACCGCGCCTGGACCCACAAGCAGAACTTCCCGGCCGACGCCGTGGGCCGCTGGCAGGTGCGAGTACTGACCGAAGACGGGCAAGTGATCGGCGTGCTGCGTTTCAAGGTGACGGACTCAGCACAAACGGACAACCCAAAGTAG
- a CDS encoding M16 family metallopeptidase, which produces MRRLLFACLLMGSAHAFAFDRLQVEGYTLPNGLQLLLKPGTERGHVAIRLVVGVGLDDFNCADKELPHLLEHLLFSGIDRGGEAELEDRMQALGGEWNAYTSNADTTFVIEAPAQNQRKVLDLLLAIITRTELTDANINAAKRVVEREDGGHYSHLQRLLDRQDLGHTASNQLAVELGLKCAERAEVDHLTRDQLDDLRTHWYAPNNMTLIIVGDLDKLLPAYLERTYGQLDPVDPTEHPALPEIQHAAASHRELIHGWVGNSAKLHWLFPEPVLDDGHDETYDLLKDYLDWALYRQLRLKHGLSYGPWSEREVLGGVGFLSLNADLERENLPEAEHVLQDLKARLLKDGLDPAVFARLQQAAIARQAWAVQGNSALADYYWSASADYNNGHFSDPAKRIKAVSLDQTNQAMREVFKQPGYWRIEKPLLSYDALSWIGAGVLGLIAFVLIGVRVYRKRIAQ; this is translated from the coding sequence ATGCGTCGCCTGTTGTTCGCTTGCCTGCTCATGGGATCTGCCCACGCCTTTGCCTTTGACCGCCTGCAAGTCGAGGGCTACACCTTGCCCAACGGCCTGCAATTGTTGCTCAAACCGGGCACCGAGCGTGGGCATGTGGCCATCCGTCTGGTAGTCGGCGTAGGCCTGGATGACTTCAACTGCGCAGACAAAGAGCTGCCACACCTGCTCGAACACTTGCTGTTCAGCGGCATCGACCGCGGTGGCGAAGCCGAGCTGGAAGACCGCATGCAAGCCCTCGGCGGCGAGTGGAACGCCTATACCAGCAACGCCGATACCACCTTTGTGATCGAGGCGCCCGCGCAAAACCAGCGCAAAGTGCTGGACCTGCTGCTGGCGATCATCACCCGCACCGAACTGACCGACGCCAATATTAACGCGGCCAAGCGGGTCGTCGAACGCGAAGACGGCGGCCACTACTCACACCTGCAACGCCTGCTGGACCGCCAGGACCTGGGCCACACCGCCAGCAACCAATTGGCCGTCGAACTGGGGCTCAAATGCGCCGAACGCGCCGAGGTCGACCACCTGACCCGCGACCAGCTGGACGACCTGCGCACACACTGGTATGCCCCCAACAACATGACCCTGATCATCGTCGGCGACCTCGACAAACTGCTGCCGGCCTACCTGGAACGCACCTACGGCCAACTCGACCCGGTCGACCCTACTGAGCATCCGGCGCTGCCGGAAATCCAGCACGCCGCTGCCAGCCATCGCGAACTGATCCACGGCTGGGTCGGCAATAGCGCCAAGTTGCACTGGCTGTTCCCCGAGCCGGTGCTGGATGACGGACATGATGAAACCTACGACCTGCTCAAGGACTACTTGGACTGGGCGCTGTATCGCCAACTGCGCCTCAAGCACGGTTTGTCCTACGGTCCATGGAGCGAGCGCGAAGTACTCGGCGGTGTCGGTTTCCTCAGCCTGAATGCCGACCTTGAGCGGGAAAACCTCCCCGAAGCGGAACACGTACTCCAGGACCTCAAGGCCCGACTGCTCAAGGACGGCCTCGACCCAGCAGTGTTTGCGCGCCTGCAACAAGCTGCCATCGCGCGCCAGGCGTGGGCCGTGCAAGGCAACAGCGCATTGGCCGACTACTACTGGAGCGCGTCCGCCGATTACAACAACGGCCACTTCAGCGACCCGGCCAAACGCATCAAGGCCGTGAGCCTGGACCAGACCAACCAGGCCATGCGCGAGGTGTTCAAGCAGCCCGGTTACTGGCGCATCGAGAAACCGCTGCTCAGCTACGACGCTCTCAGCTGGATCGGCGCCGGAGTGCTCGGACTGATCGCCTTTGTGCTGATTGGCGTGCGGGTTTATCGCAAACGGATTGCGCAATGA